In the Salvia splendens isolate huo1 chromosome 16, SspV2, whole genome shotgun sequence genome, AAGTAGTTTATATCTATGTAAGTAAATGTTATTCAACCCTCAGACGCCACAGAACATTAAGCAATGTGAGAAACCCATACACTTTGTGTTCACTTTTTGAGGATACCATGCATCTATCTACTTTCATTACTTTTATGTACACACAACATGAAAATACATACAAAAATGACTTGTGCTTATTAAAGACAAGGAGATATTGGTACTCAAAGGATTCACTGTGGCTCCTTCTCTTTAGAGTTTAGCATTTAATAACAAGTTTGTTTTATTTCAGGCAATAGCTGGAATTGTCGTCACTCGGCAGAAATGTTTCTAGGTAAGGGTAATTAAATCCCGCATTAATAGTAGTTACTTCTGATATGTATGGCTATATGCCACGTGGTGGTAATCGAGTTTGACAGCAAATTCAACTTTGTTATGAAATTAATACGGAGACCATGCAATATGAAAAATCTTAAACCATATCTTTCTGCGTGACAGTGCAAAAAAATCCTGATAACTAATGCAATCTGATCATGTTCGTTAATCATAATCGTTTTTTCAATCATTCACGTATCAGTTCATTAACGCTTGCCTGACCTAATAGGCACAATGATATAATCTCCACAGGATACCAATAATCTTGGTAACTGGCATGTTGATTTGCGCCAATTAAATATGGACACCATGAACGGAAGTAATATAAAAGTGATGATCAAGGAATCTCCCTACAACTTTCGATATAACCGTTAGATTTTACTTTTTGTAGTCCTGTTACATTGCATGAGACTTCATCTCTAGGTATTATTATTACTTTTCGACGCAATAGCCAGATCTACTTGGTGTTCCAATGTTAAAGTGGCAAACCTAGTTCTCGGATACGAGAAGGGACTATGCTCTGCCAACATTTCTAGATGCCAACCTCTATGAATAAgcagaaaaaagaaaaacttaTATGCTGGACTTTAAGCAGATCTACATCCATGTAAGGATATATCCACACATACACACCGGAAAGTAGATTTTATCAGTATATCAAACTACTCAAGAAGAGTTTCAGCATCATATCAACGCCAATCCATCGACTAAGAAACAGGTTACACAAACAAACTCTTTTAAGCATTTTCAAACTCACTTATCCGAAAATCAAGCGCACGTTGATAGGTTGCATTAGCAGAGGTTCATATATCACGTTTAACAACATTTAAGACAATGAATCATCTCAAACAGTATTAGAGAACACATATTCATACAGCACGGGAACAGCCAGcaactaactaaaataaacCCTACACCAATTGAACCAAATCTGAGTCAAATGAGTGAGTTTTACCATCTTGAAACCTTTAGTTTGAAATCGCAAAATCTCAGCTCACAGCAACTCCTGATCTCTTCTGTGGCTGGCTAGCTGCCCATGCAACAAAAAGACCAATGTCAACACCACATACAAACAATTGAATGAATTAAAGATCAAAGCATTCCAGCATTCCATCTAATTAACATCTACTtaacctaaaaaaaacaaatagagAAACTCAGTCATAAccaacacaattttcttaaaccCTTAAAATCATCAAACATTTCACACACAGAAAAACAAAGCACACCAATACACATTGTAACGATTCACATGcaatgaatgaataaaatgagcCTGAGAATCACACAAATTTGATCAGAAATGGAGTTCATAACCCTAAGAGAAAAGGACTAGCAGCCACAAGCAACAACAAGAGTATTAATGATCAATTCATTTCTGCTCTAGCGAATGTTTTACCTTCTTCTGAAACTAATGTACACTGATCGGCGGCAAGATTCTCCGGCCACGCCAAGCCGGCGAAGAAAAGGAATCgttttttgggtttttttaattattaaaattttacaaaaatatgCGAAAAACAAGTACACTGAATTCAGAGAAATTGAGCGAGGCTTTTAAACTGAGACGGTGGATTCTCTGCGACGCGGGCCACCGTGGTCACCCCCATTTTTTCCACCACGTGGCGCAAGGGCGAAATCGCGCTCACAAATTAGAAGCTGGGGAAATAATCAGCTGCAGGCGCAGCATTAATATTTATAACCTAATTGGCCACAGATTTCGTGTAGCAAATTGTCATTAACATCAatatttatctatataagttgattcgattttttttcaactcgaaaatttgaattttctaaAAGCTAAGTTAGAATAAACtgaattatttgaaaattaattaatcgaCCATATTTTAAAATCATGTGCCTTTTTACcaataaaataaagttttttaaaaactaaaatttgaatAGTACTACAAAACATGAATTAAAGACAGCTAACCCTTTTAAATTTGAGTATGAATAACGTAATATGCTCAAAATTGTGATTCACATGAGACACAAAAATATGGGGGAAAAAATAGAAGCAGAAATTTATAATTGTTGAATGTTCCTTCAAAATGGTGCTAGATGTAAGAAAGTTCAAAATTTAGAGGTTAATTCTTATTTACTTGTTAGATAGTCCAATAAcatcaaaatattatttattggtCTTTTTAGGAAAATAGTTATGCaattaacataaaaaatatttaatctaTTGATCCTTATCTGTCCAATTATCTGAAGAGTCAAAGCTTATCTCGTTATCTAGAGCCATCCCAAGTAATTTGAatctttttcatttatttagagaaaaaatatttaaactcTTCGAGtttattctcttcttttttctattctttccgtccataaaaaattatCTCATCTTTTTATCCCGTCCATCCATTATAAGTAGTCATATTCTAAAATGGAAAGTACTCCTAATTTTTTctgcactttttattttttactcttttattttattttttctttctcttgtaCTTTACTCTacttatttgtttttctttaattctattttaatacttaaccactaaaaactatttttttaatattcttgtgtaaaaaaaattactcaaaTAACATAAGACATAGAAAAAAGTTTACAATCGAATTCTCAATGGTTAGATTGCACATCAAAATtctttaaatttgaattattggCCAACAAAATTCGCAATTCTACAAAATCTTAAAAAGGTATggctttttaaaaaaaacaaacaaaactaaatttaagataaaattatatatatatatagagagagagagagagaggggcaaTTAACACAATAATATTGTGATAACTGTATATCGCCGGGATGAGAATGTTAGTCAATCTCTAATAATCTTacttttatggtaaaaatgattaTATAATACAAACTACAGATAAAACCGACTTAATGAGTTCAAAACCAGACAAGGTATAGATAATACTATTATGCATCAAGACTTACAAAATTTACGTATTTATGAAATTAGtctttattagtattattattacttTTGGTGTCACATTTTGGCTATGCAATTTTTGTGTagtaaaaggaaataaatactcAATAATGACTAAGTTTGTGATAATGTTAGCTTCTCAAAATTGTTTTATCTTTCAAAATATTCTTTCccgattaattatttttaaaattctttatCTTTTAGaaaagtatatataaaatatttgatgCAGAACATAATTCACAACGGTCAAAGATTAAGGTGATATAGGAATTTGTGATTAATGCAATTTGAGGATTCTAAAAAAGGAGTGTGATAAAATGAGCTGTATTAGTAGACTAATACCTAATTGAGCATTTGGAGGTGTGTATGTGAGTCATGTAACATAATTTGACTTGATTCAAAGTACTTACAATATTTCCTGGGTTATATGGTAAATTTAGGACTATtattttcatctcaaaagcaTAGTTATACAGAGTCATATACAATCAATCAAACACTGTCATAGACCAATTGATGTGAAAAAAAACCTTACAAAATTAAGATGACTTCAATTCTCTTATATTGGCATTTACATATAATCGGCTTAGTTTGTGTCGAATTGTAACATGCAAATATACTAATCCAATTTTGCAAGAATTACTACATGTTTCCAAATCcatcaaggaaaaatactttTTGCCAGCCCAATCTTTTTTCTATCAGCTCTAATCGAAAACTAATTTAGCATTTTCATTTAAAGCCCATCCCAGCTCGGGCTGAATAGTGCAAGAGAAAACGTTATTTCTTACACTTTCTTAACTTCGGTCCGAAAGTTCGGTCTCATTATAACTATCCTGTTATATCCAACTCGTAAAACAAATGGGTCCGGTCCCTCGGCCCGAAAGCTCTAATTATACATATACTTGTAGGAATATAGGATTATCAATTTGGAGGATAGTTTGGTCATTTTGCTTTTGAGTCATGCTTTCACTATCTTTCCATACAAACATTACTTTAAACTTCACGTAGTCTTATGTAGTCAATAGGCTTTATAAAAACACACATGTATTTTATGTGAAGACAAAAAGGGCCAAAAAATACTAGTCTGTGGCATTTCTGTAAAGTTGAAAAAGATGACTCCATTCATCCTGGAAAAAGCACATTTAAGTAGAGCAACAAAACcatctctctcttttctctctctaactaAAAGATAAAAGCCTGTGGAGAGAAGAATAAAAACATGTCCACAATGATTCAGGTGAAAGAGCAGAATCCCAAAGATCAAAGCACTGCCACCAAAATTCCATTTCTAAATTGACATTGACACTTGTTCAACTCTGTTTTTAAACGGTTTCATCACTTGTCCCTTTCAATTTGTTCTTTTTATTGGAATCCACACATAAAGCAACCACCACTCCACCTCACATCACCACTCCACCAATTAAACAGTGACAAAAAAATTGCAATGAAactaaaagagagaaaaaagtgacCAAGAATTGTGAAGATGCAGACAAATTTTCCCCTTtctcagaaaaaaaatatgctGTGAGCTGCCTCTGTCATTCCCTGaagctcatcatcatcatcttacCAACAGCATGCTTTCTTTAAACAGAGACAGAGATTATGAAAAAAGAATTGCTAAAATTAGACTAGAAATCAAGCACAAAGTTACATAATACTACAACAATTTGGAGTGCTTTTTTTCAGAAGAATTCAAAGTCTAAGTAAAGGCCAGATGACCTTTCTGAATCAGTAGCACTCTTGTTAGACGACAGCAACGACGACTTCAACGTCTGATTGAGCGAGGCGAGAACCAACGGCTTGGGGATCTGAGGAGGCGTGGTGCCACGGATGAGCGCCCAGTTCACACTTTCGAAGAAAGGGTGCTGCTTTATCTCTGTGGCTCCTCTTTTGGACCCTAGTCTCTTTTGCGGGTCCTTTGCAAGCAGGCCTCGGATCAGATCCTTCGCAGCAAAGCTGATCGCTGAGCCTTCCGGGAACTTCAACGGCTGCCCCACGACGTTGAACAGCGTCTCCCTGTTGCCATTCCCTTTGAATGGAGTCTTCCCGTGGAGGAGCTCGTATAAGAAAATCCCAAACGTCCACCAGTCAACAGCACTGCCATGGCCGTCTCCTCTGACGATCTCAGGGGCTAGGTACTCGTGTGTCCCGACAAAAGACATGGAATGGGCCCCAGTTGGCTCTGCCACGAGCACTGGGAGGGAGTCTGAGCTCACTGGAGGCGTTCTTGTTCGTGTTGCTGTTCGTTCACCTCTTGGTTTTGTTGATGTTGAGGAGAAAAGGAAGGGTTTGAAGCAAGATGGCTGGAAGCAAGAGGGCTCAACACAAACGGGCAGTTTGCAGGCCGGATCAATGCAGGACGGCTGGATGCAATAGGAGGAGATCATACAAGATGTGCCATCACCAGACGTGAGAAGAGTCGGGTTCACATAGCATCTCAAGGAGAGATCGAAATCGGATAACATGATGTGGCCATCATCCCGGACTAGAACGTTTTCGGGCTTCAAGTCTCGATAGACGACTCCCATCATATGAAGATACTCAAGCGCAAGCAACACTTCCGAAGCATAGAATCTATCAACACCACCAACCACATAACATAAGATAAAGCAAACAGCAACCAATAACCAATAAACTCTACTTCAGTAAATCCATTTCTGCAGTTCAATAGCATAAAGTAGCAACATACTAACTtcaaaacatcaacaaattaTGAATCTAATTCATCTTTAACTGAGCTAATTAAGCGATTATCAATTCAGTCAATGAGAACTAAAAAGAGAGGGGCATAAAAATCAAACCTTGCAGCTTGCTCGTCGAAATGCTTCCCCGGCTGTCGCTGGCGGAGCAAATGCAGGTCGCCGCCGCTGCAGAACTCCATGAGCAAACACGAGAATTTGTCCGTTTCAAAATGGGAATACAGAGTAGGAAGAAAAGGGTGATCCAACAAACCAAGAATGTCCCTCTCCGTTTGAGCCCTCGCCACTTTCTTCCTACTCACAAGCATCCCTTTATCCATCACTTTCATAGCAAAGAGGCACCCAGCGCTCCTCAGCTCGGCCAGATAAACGCTCCCAATATCCCCAAATCCCAATTTCTTCATAAGCCTAAAATGCCCTAATCCCAGCTCCCCATCTTTAGCCTGCACACACTGAATCGCATCCCACCTCCTGTCATTAGCCATGTGCGGCTTCGAAGGGCAGAGGCTCCTGGAGCTGGCCTCGTTGGCGTCGCCGCCGTTGACGGAGCTCAAGCTGCTGCTCATCTCACTCTCATCGGCATTGACcgatgatggagtacgtactaaacaagagtgatggagtacgtactaaacaagccagcacaaagcccGAGAAAGAGTActagttcggcatgaccaaagagttcggctaagagttcagttcggcacaaccaaagagttcggcctcagcctacagctcggtaaaagccaactaatcaagctctgccctcaggtcggcatcaagctctactctcagcatcggcaaaagctgctcggcaataccgaactgggagacacgatctatctggtggtggacccatgcaggctctcatgacctccacgacatccacgacataattactgatgatgtaagccaccgcctaattagtggccatgcaggatctcatgacctccgtgacctccacgacttagggtggtgatgcaagccacgatctcagttctatATATAAACGGAACTTAGATCCGATAGAGGATTCACCaactctagagagaaaatatcatatagcaagcttgtatttgtaagctgtagaaaacagatcaagcaatacaactctgctctcttttcttcccgtggacgtagatttacctcagtaaatcgaaccacgtaaatctctgtgttgtgATCTCtactttcctgcatttactaccaccaaaaattcgcggattcatcactggcgccgtctgtgggaaacagagaaccaaatctgtgataaagcgaatttttgaccctttttccactacaaaaaaaaaaaaatgcatgccagATCGCACAactcccgtgcctccgtccgtgatgaccatgaggaagctaacccagcagcccataggcctggaaagcagcctcgtgagaagtctgta is a window encoding:
- the LOC121769980 gene encoding serine/threonine-protein kinase D6PKL2, with the translated sequence MSSSLSSVNGGDANEASSRSLCPSKPHMANDRRWDAIQCVQAKDGELGLGHFRLMKKLGFGDIGSVYLAELRSAGCLFAMKVMDKGMLVSRKKVARAQTERDILGLLDHPFLPTLYSHFETDKFSCLLMEFCSGGDLHLLRQRQPGKHFDEQAARFYASEVLLALEYLHMMGVVYRDLKPENVLVRDDGHIMLSDFDLSLRCYVNPTLLTSGDGTSCMISSYCIQPSCIDPACKLPVCVEPSCFQPSCFKPFLFSSTSTKPRGERTATRTRTPPVSSDSLPVLVAEPTGAHSMSFVGTHEYLAPEIVRGDGHGSAVDWWTFGIFLYELLHGKTPFKGNGNRETLFNVVGQPLKFPEGSAISFAAKDLIRGLLAKDPQKRLGSKRGATEIKQHPFFESVNWALIRGTTPPQIPKPLVLASLNQTLKSSLLSSNKSATDSERSSGLYLDFEFF